A DNA window from Impatiens glandulifera chromosome 7, dImpGla2.1, whole genome shotgun sequence contains the following coding sequences:
- the LOC124909861 gene encoding zinc finger protein ZAT5-like: MDDEQEKYICHLCLKLFHSSKALYGHVRIHDPPENTTSKEVDMNKKKKKKVSFNNNLIVIYYCSFCERNFPSNKSLYGHMRIHSDSFKEINHLQLHSDLRAGPEEVEVYDPDIHDAVEALLMLTDTFTNKSSPSPSPSPRRLHHCRKCKKTFQSGQALEGHMRVHLTRGETSQTQTNPVGIIHPPRFDLNEPPPKTEEEEKL, encoded by the coding sequence ATGGACGATGAAcaagagaaatatatatgtcATTTATGCTTGAAACTATTCCACTCTTCAAAAGCTCTTTACGGCCACGTAAGAATCCACGACCCACCCGAGAACACAACATCCAAAGAGGTTGACAtgaacaagaaaaagaaaaagaaggtcagtttcaataataatctaattgtAATCTATTATTGTTCGTTCTGTGAAAGGAATTTCCCTTCCAATAAATCTCTATACGGACACATGAGGATCCATTCAGATTCATTCAAAGAGATTAATCATCTACAGCTTCATTCTGATTTGAGGGCTGGGCCGGAGGAGGTGGAGGTTTATGATCCAGATATACATGACGCTGTTGAAGCTCTGCTGATGCTTACAGATACATTCACAAACAAATCTAgcccttctccttctccttctcctcgtCGACTTCATCATTGCAGAAAATGTAAAAAGACCTTCCAAAGTGGTCAGGCCCTTGAAGGTCACATGAGAGTCCACTTAACCCGTGGTGAGACTAGCCAGACCCAGACAAATCCGGTCGGGATCATACATCCTCCTAGGTTTGATCTAAATGAACCACCTCCCAAAACGGAGGAGGAAGAGAAATTATGA